Proteins from one Chloroflexota bacterium genomic window:
- a CDS encoding rhomboid family intramembrane serine protease, with protein sequence MIPLSDDPAPRRSFPLVTLTLIAVSIVVFLYELSLTSGVDELFRSAGVTPLEFAIRTDVPPAAPLGVFYTTLLTSMFLHGGFLHIGSNMLFLWIFGDNVEDRLGHAKYLLFYLVCGLGASLAHIYFNWGSTVPSVGASGAIAGVLAGYMVLYPSARIRTLLLIGPFITMTRVPAIIMIGFWFVTQLVSGLAAVGASAQTSGVAFWAHVGGFVVGLPLVLLLRGREQTYAYAAR encoded by the coding sequence GTGATCCCACTTAGTGACGATCCGGCCCCGAGACGGTCGTTCCCCCTCGTGACGCTAACGCTCATCGCAGTCAGTATCGTCGTCTTTCTGTATGAGCTGTCGCTGACGAGCGGCGTCGACGAGCTGTTCCGGTCGGCCGGTGTGACGCCGCTCGAGTTCGCCATTCGCACGGATGTGCCGCCAGCGGCTCCGCTCGGCGTCTTCTACACGACACTGCTGACGAGTATGTTCCTGCACGGCGGGTTCCTGCATATCGGCTCGAACATGCTGTTCCTCTGGATCTTCGGGGACAACGTCGAGGACCGGCTGGGCCACGCGAAATATCTGCTGTTCTATCTGGTCTGCGGCCTCGGCGCGAGCCTCGCCCACATCTACTTCAACTGGGGCTCGACGGTCCCGAGCGTCGGCGCGAGCGGCGCCATCGCCGGCGTGCTGGCAGGCTACATGGTGCTCTATCCGTCCGCCCGCATCCGCACGCTGCTCTTGATCGGCCCGTTCATCACGATGACCCGCGTCCCGGCCATCATCATGATCGGCTTCTGGTTCGTCACGCAGCTGGTGTCCGGACTGGCAGCCGTGGGAGCGTCTGCTCAGACGAGCGGCGTGGCGTTCTGGGCGCACGTGGGCGGGTTCGTGGTGGGTCTGCCACTGGTACTGCTGCTGCGCGGCCGGGAGCAGACCTACGCCTACGCCGCACGCTAG
- a CDS encoding NTP transferase domain-containing protein gives MKVVIPLAGLGKRMRPQTHSKAKPMIRLAGRPILGHLLEWLDGDHVDEIILIISPHQTDVEAYARGATKRPLRIVVQDHPRGQADAIARTAPYVDEPVLIVFSDTLADVTFDHLASTDADGLIYVKEIPDPSRMGIIVVENDRIVDMIEKPANPISKLATIGMYYFKPSAGLYDAIERVLAAPPRLGGEYYLADAIKLMIDDGKHLRPHLATEWEDNGTPEYTLHAHRWLLDRSGGQASPRDGVTIVPPVFIADDAVVSESVIGPYVTVESGCRVERSVLSDTILAPGASVKNQILERTLLGDRTALVGTPLSANLGDDSTLGPPDQDELPSL, from the coding sequence ATGAAGGTGGTCATCCCGCTGGCCGGCCTCGGCAAGCGTATGCGCCCACAAACGCACTCGAAGGCGAAGCCGATGATCCGGCTCGCCGGCCGCCCGATCCTCGGCCATCTCCTGGAGTGGCTCGACGGCGACCACGTGGACGAGATCATCCTGATCATCAGTCCTCACCAGACCGACGTCGAGGCGTACGCCCGCGGCGCGACGAAGCGCCCGCTCAGAATCGTGGTGCAGGATCACCCGCGCGGACAGGCCGACGCCATCGCCCGGACGGCCCCGTACGTTGACGAGCCGGTGCTGATCGTGTTCTCGGACACGCTGGCCGATGTGACGTTCGACCACCTCGCCTCGACGGATGCTGACGGCCTGATCTACGTCAAGGAGATCCCCGATCCGTCCCGCATGGGCATCATCGTGGTCGAGAACGACCGTATCGTCGACATGATCGAGAAGCCGGCCAACCCGATCAGCAAGCTGGCGACCATCGGCATGTACTACTTCAAGCCGAGCGCCGGCCTGTACGACGCCATCGAACGGGTACTGGCCGCGCCGCCGCGCCTGGGCGGCGAGTACTACCTTGCCGACGCGATCAAGCTCATGATCGACGATGGCAAGCATCTCCGCCCGCACCTGGCCACCGAGTGGGAGGACAACGGCACGCCCGAGTACACGCTCCACGCCCACCGCTGGCTGCTCGATCGGTCCGGCGGGCAGGCGTCCCCGCGCGACGGCGTGACCATCGTACCGCCGGTCTTCATTGCCGACGACGCCGTCGTCAGCGAATCGGTCATCGGGCCATACGTAACAGTCGAGTCCGGGTGCCGTGTCGAGCGATCCGTGCTCTCGGACACGATCCTGGCCCCTGGCGCCTCGGTCAAGAACCAGATCCTGGAGCGGACGCTGCTCGGAGACCGGACGGCCCTGGTGGGGACGCCGCTCTCGGCGAACCTCGGCGACGACTCCACGCTGGGGCCGCCCGACCAGGACGAGCTGCCCAGCCTGTAG
- a CDS encoding YebC/PmpR family DNA-binding transcriptional regulator, which produces MSGHSKWSQIKRQKGAADAKRGQLFTKLGREISVAARDGGGPDPDANARLRLAVQRAREANMPMDTIDRAIKRGAGGGDAAALQEILYEGYGPNGAAILIEAMTDNRNRTVAEIRNAFKSGGGSLGEAGCVAWLFDNRGVISLQPNGEDPDEVALKAIDAGADDFRVDDDGIEIYTEPASLDSVRSALEQDKLQIANAELAMIPKTTLELQPKETVTVLKLMERLEELDDVQRVYSNVELSEEALSEYA; this is translated from the coding sequence GTGTCCGGCCATTCTAAGTGGTCTCAGATCAAGCGCCAGAAGGGCGCCGCCGACGCCAAGCGCGGCCAGCTCTTCACCAAGCTCGGGCGTGAGATCTCAGTCGCAGCACGCGACGGCGGCGGCCCCGATCCGGACGCCAATGCTCGTCTCCGTCTCGCCGTCCAACGGGCGCGCGAGGCGAACATGCCGATGGACACCATTGACCGCGCGATCAAGCGCGGCGCTGGCGGTGGAGACGCCGCCGCGCTCCAGGAGATCCTCTACGAAGGCTACGGCCCGAACGGCGCGGCCATCCTCATCGAAGCCATGACCGACAACCGCAACCGGACGGTGGCGGAGATCCGCAACGCCTTCAAGAGTGGCGGCGGCAGTCTCGGAGAGGCCGGCTGCGTGGCCTGGCTGTTCGACAACCGTGGCGTCATCAGCCTCCAGCCGAACGGCGAGGATCCGGACGAGGTCGCGCTCAAAGCCATCGACGCCGGCGCTGACGACTTTCGCGTGGACGATGACGGCATCGAGATCTACACCGAGCCGGCCAGCCTGGACAGCGTGCGGAGCGCGCTCGAACAGGACAAGCTGCAGATCGCGAATGCTGAGCTGGCGATGATCCCGAAGACCACCCTCGAGCTGCAACCGAAGGAGACCGTTACCGTCCTCAAGCTGATGGAGCGGCTCGAGGAGCTGGACGATGTACAGCGCGTCTACTCGAACGTCGAGCTCTCGGAAGAGGCGCTGAGCGAGTACGCGTAG